From the genome of Lepus europaeus isolate LE1 chromosome 23, mLepTim1.pri, whole genome shotgun sequence:
TCCAGGTCCAGGCCCTCGTAGTCGATGGGGAGTAAGGTGCGCTGGCTCAGCCACTGGCACAGGCCAACCAgtaggggctgggacagggaggCCACGTCCATATTGTTATCCAGGTCTACCCGGGGAACTTGGCTGTACCCTCGGTGAGCTGGCGGGCAGTGGCTCGCGTCAGCCAGTTGCCtgctgggagaggcaggcacAGCAGCTCATCACTCAGTTCTGTGAAGCTGAGGTCCAGCACTGCCATCCCAGCGCCGTGGCTGCCCAGGGTCGTGCGCCGACAGCAGGATGCTAGAACGTACACAGTCTCCCCTGCAGCTGGCGGGGTCTTCttgaagctgggggggggggggcaggcggggaggggctgagcaagggcctggggctcagggccAGGCAGCTCCCCACCAACCACAGAcaggaggcagcccagggctgggttccAACGGCCACGCAAAGGCAGGTTCTGTCCAGCGGCCACTTTCTAAGTGGGTAGCCATGGCCAGTGAGCCTCTGATTGATTGCCCTTTGGTGCAAAGCAGACAGGCTCAAACACACAGGTTATTAGAAAAACGTGTGTGCCCAGTACAGGCTACACCtgttctgtttcttcctcccccccccccccgctcactTTTATGCCCACACCGTGGGGGTGGGAATGAtaaacccattttacagaggagccAACCGATGCTCAAGGAGCTGAAATAACTTCCAGGGCCGCACACGCCACAGAGGAGAGAGGTCTGGTTCCTGGTGTTGGCTAGAGAGGAGACAGGTCCAGGGGACTGAGCAGGGAGGTATGGGGGGCTCTGGGGTGGTAGCGTGCAAAGTGGTATTCCAAGCTGAAAGGGATGCTTAGACCCCATGTCCCCTTCACATACTTCACTTCTCTTTCCTGTCATTTGAATACAGCCCATTaagctgtgggggtggggagcactgAGAGCACTGAGTTCACCTGCAGCTCCCTCTCCCCAACGCCGCCATAAAGGGTACAGCCCCTGTGGACTCCCAGGTCAGTGCAGGCCACCAGGCTCAAGGTGGGATGGGCGGGGACAAACGGAGACATGCCTGGGAGAAGCTCCCAGCTGtagctctgcccccaccccccacccccagggcctcgGTGCCTGCGGCCAGTTCCAGGCCAAAGCTGTGACAGAGTGACTGCAAAGGGGGATGTGCAGCAGAGTGAGCCATAGGGTCGGGCTAGCGTGGGCCAAGGATTCCCAAAGAGCAGCAGGAAAATTGGGATCAGGTGCAGCCTCGGgcaactctctgcctctcccagcctcaggctTTTTCCCTGTAAAATGGGTATCAGGACCCAGAATTCACCACTCCCTCTTCTCTGTGGTGAAGATTTATCTGGCACCTGCTGAGGTCTCCTCAGGCCCAAGGGGGTGCATGGATTGAGGGACgagcccagggcaggagggggcGCTGTCCTGGGGTGGGGCAAGGAAGCCCCGTGGGGAGCTCAGCTAGAGGTAGGGCGCCTGCCGCTGTGGGGCCCGACTGGCACCAGGCTCCAGGGTGAGAACAGTGCAGGTGTCAGCCTGGTGGGGGTCCCGAAGCTTGGGTTCTTACCAGCTCTGTGCCTTCCTCTGGGCTAGGCTGGCCCCTCGCTGCCGCTTGGAGTGAGGGGTGAGGTGGTAGATGAGCTGCCGGCAGATCCTGTCCAAAGATTTCCACAGCTCACGGTCCTGGGGCAGGGTCTGCAGAAGCGGGGAGTGGGGGCCAAGCAGGTACAGATGAGCCTGAGCCCCTCCCGTCCGCTCTGGGCCTCGGGGCGAGGGACCTGGCTGGCCGAGTGTGTGAATGTTCATGGCCACGCACCACGGGCCTCTAAGCTGCCCACTCCCTCCCTGGCTGTGAGCGGGCATGAAGCCATAGGAGGCTGGCTGCCCGCCGGGAGATGGACAGACTGGGCCAAGGCCCGCGGTGCCCTGCGGGAGGAAGCCGGGACAATGGGCCTTTGTTCCCTGTCCTCGGGCCAAGGGCCAGCGACTCAGGCTATCGGCCGGCTGCCCGCCCACTCTCCATACACACCCCCCCGCAAGGGGGGGGCACTTGCCACAGCGGTGGGGAGAAGCCGGACCAGGCCCCTCGAGGGAGCCCGGCTCCACTGCCGCCAATCCCAGGCCGTAGCAACGAGCCAGGTCAGCATGTTCTTCTTCCTCTCGTTCTCGGAGCTACACTGTGCCCATGGGGCCTGGGTCCGGGCAGACagggctggcaggggtgggggtggggtgggggttcaTGTGTGACAGCTCTGCCACCTGTTCTCTCTCGCCTCTAACCGGGCCCTCGTAGAGGCCCAGCTCGGGCGGAACACCAGGTGCGCGTGGCACAAAGCTGCCACGAGCCCGCTCCATTCTGCGGAACGATCCTTGACGCAGTCCCCTCCTGTGAACAGTCCCAGCAGCACACACACGCAGCGCAGCAGGCCCTGGTGGTTACTGTGATGGCCCTCGGTGCGACTGCATGCAGACGGAAGGGGTCAGAGCTGGCAGGTCTGTCGTGGACATTCCTCTACTAGGGCCCGGGGCTGGTAGctggccactgccacccaggcCAAGGCTGTGTCCGTACTGGCAGGGACCTTGGCAGGTGCCATGAGGATGGGGCTCGGGGCGGCTGTGGGAGCAcaggctgcaggtggcagattccACTGGGCATGAGGAGGCACCTGCTGTGGCCCAAGCTGCCgagcagccaggcaggcaggcgggtGGGGCAGGGGGTCAGTGAGCACCTGTTCCTTCAGGTATCCACACGGGGCCAGGGACTCCCTCCTAGGGCTTCTTTCTTCTGATTCAGGAGCTCAGAGCCTGGGAGTCCAGCTCTGTGCGTGCATTTGtcaggatagcccaggtcctgcAGAATCTAAGTGTGCCTTCTGCTGTCACCCAGGAAACAAGTCTAGCCAACCGTGTGTGACTTTCAAGGCTGGACAAGCCACAGCTTGCGTTTGCTCTGGCTGCCGGCCGGCCTAATGCACTGAAGCCGGCAGCAGGACACAGGGAGAGGCCGTGAGGATCCAGGCTCCTAGCCTGCACCCCTGGGCCTGCTGGCCTCACCTTCTTGGGGCACTGCAGCGCCTGAGCCAGGTTGACCAGCAGGTCATGGGAGATGGGGTCCACCAGGGTAAAGAGAGTCCCGTTTCTGTAGAGGATATGGGTGAAGAGGGTCCCCCCCGAGGCCCAGGTCCTGCAGGTGCTGAACGTAGTTGCGGGTCCCCTTCCCATCTCTCCATGTCGCTCCCTGAGGCTTGCTGGAGCGCCCCTGCTGGGCGGTGATGGGACAGCTGTCCAGGGGCAGGTGGACCCTTTAGGTGACGAAAGGGGCGGAACACTGGGAGTCCTGGTTTAGTCTCCGAGGTAAAGTGTCCTGTTCTGGCCTTATCTGGGATTGGTACTTGTTGGGGGGATTCTTTGGGGGGGCTCCTGCCCCCTAATGGCCCCCATATGCCACTGCCCACTCCTCCTCAACACCCCCAGAATTTTCtttgcctccctccccaccatggTCTCTGGGGCTGCAGACTATGGCACGGACCTCTCCCAGCTCAGATATCCAAAGGCAGCCTTGTAGCCTGTGCCCCAGCTCGGAGTAGGGCACCAGCACCATGCCCAGCATCCCAGGAGGCACCCAGCACCCTTCCTGCATCCTCTCCCCCCACACCTtcaccctccccactgcccctgcCAAGGTTCTGGCCTCATCCTTCAGGAGCCATTTCTAGGGGTTCTCAGCCCTATGCCTGCATCCTCCCCACGGCAGCCCCAGCCAGCTCCATGAAACACAGACGAACTTGACCTTGATCGGCATCAGAGCCTGCATGAGTCTCAGCAGTCCCCACGCCTGTCCACAGAGGGAGCCCTTCCCAGCCCAccacctcccctcccagccccgccctgtcCAGTGCCCCCTCCACCAGAGGTCTACTCCCATTGCTTGGGGTGGGGCTGAACACACTTCCAGAAGGGCCCATTTCAGGGACACACTGACAGCTGATGGGGCAGGACCTGGGCACAGAGAGGCAGGCCAGACAGGGCTGCAGCCGTGGGGTCCCTGCGGAGTTATGGGGCAGGACAGGCCAACCTCTGGTCTCTGAAGGctcttctccctgcccccaccacgtCTCCCAGTGCAAACGCCCAGAGGCTGCCTTGGACTCCAGGCGCCATGCACCCCGAGACAGCCTACGCTGTCTGTGTAATCTGGCTGATTCAGGCAGTTCTGCTATTTGCTTTTCCAACACGGTTTGAGTCACAGATGCCAGCTGGGGAGGACccagggggaggaaggagagcctGGGCCAACCCAGACAGGGCCCCAGACTGGCCCCAGACCATAGCCTGCCAGTCTTCCGCTGGTCTGGACAGCTCCTCTAAAAGGGCCGGCTCTACCTTTCCAGACAGCTGGGCCTAGAGCAAAGAAACCTGGGGCCCGAGCAGGGCCGGGGCAGAAGCAGGAGTGGGAGCGGGAGTGGGCCAGGGGGCTGCGCtgtagccccagctgctgccctgccACCTCACTTTCCTCTCTGGGGCTTGGACTCAACGTTTCTGTCCACACCTGTCTCCCTCATTTCACCTTCTtgcaggccaaacacctgcacaGCTGATTTCAGTtcacagggtgggggaggggcagggaggtggctACTACCCCAGGAAGGTGGGGACAGGAGTAAAGGGGAAAGTAGCTGGCCCTGAAGTGACACTGGTGACCCTGGAACTAAAGCACTCGTGTCTCCTAGGGCAATCCAGGGCTCGGGTGTGTGGGACcagaacaccccccccccccgacacctgctgtgtgctgtgaTGGACAGGTGCGCAGCGCATGTACCCAGTGGGCACACCCTGAATGTTAGGACAGGTGAAGGGTGCCGCGGCTCCCTCTGGGCTGCAGTGACGGTGCCCTGGTGAGGGTGCACCTGCAGGTCAGacccccagggtctgcagcagTCTGCAGcctgtgcctgcctccctcctaAACTGCTGTCTCCCACCGAGAGCCAATACAAGGTGAtccggcccccaccccagccccgcgcTCCTCCATGACCAAGGCCTGAATCCGGGCTCTTAGCGCCGGGCTGGGGGCACCCTCAACACACACAACCGacctccctccccagagcccggGTCACACTCGCGGGCCCCCCGATGACGCCGCCGCCGGTGGCCTCCCTGTCGCCCAGACAATAGCCCCAGGCCCTGCGACCCGCCACCCCGGGGCCAGAGCCCGCAGCCCGCAGCCCAGGACCCTCCACCCCCCATGGCCCTCCCGCCGCCAGCCGGAGCCGGCCCGCTCCTTCTCTCGCCTGGCGCAGGAGGCGCTGCAGCTGCCCGGCGCGCTCGGGCCGCCGCTCCCAGAGCGTGGACTGGATCTCGCGCTTGTAGGGTGCGGGCCCTgcgcccgccgccgcccctgcctcccagcccgcCTCGTGCCCGGCCCTCCGGCCCAGACGGGCCCCCAGGACCGCCGCGCAGCACAGGCACCCGGCTGGCTGGAGGCCGGGCTGCctgcgccccgccccggccccgccccgctcccGCCCGGGCGGGGATGTGCCCAGTGGGCAGCGCCGCGTCCGCAGGCGGAGCGCACGCATGGGCGAGGGGGACTCGGTGTGGCACTGGGCTCGCCGCGTCGGACCTGGCTCTGGAGTTGTGTCGCGAGGGCCCAGAGTCCGGCCAGATCTGGCCCAGGGCTAGGCAGCTCCTCCGTGGCCTTGAAACTTTCGGAGagcaccccccaacacacacacacagtggacagTTAGCTGACCTGTCCACTCTCTGCCACTACTCCCTGCTTGGCTGGGTGGAGCCAGCCCCCTGTGGGAGATAAAGGGGATTGCGGGTGTTAACCTTGAGCCCTTTGCGCCTGTCTTCCTGCCTAACAAGGGGAAGAAGTGCAGGCCATGGCCAGGGTGTGGCTCTCTGGCTCCACTAGGGACCAGGTTGGAGCCATGGACCTGTGTGAGGGGAGTCCCCAGCACACGGGGCTCCTTgtgcagccccctgccctcccctggctCTGGAGGTGTGTGTATATGGTGGGTGGGGCACTGGGCTCTGGTCCCTAGTCACACCAGCAGGGACCATGTGTGCACGCTACAAGGCTAGGGTGGTTCCTGGCTGGGCCAGTGTGCAGGGTGAGCACACAGGAGTGAGTGACTGCCGTGGGCATATACAGTGAGGGGTGGCAGGCTCTCCTTCCTGTAGGTTAACCAGAGCCTGCTGGGGGATTAGGAGACCGCATGGGGTTAAATGCAGGCAGGGGCCCTGGAATGGGTGCCCCCTTGACTCCCCCACCCCTTGTTACACCTGTCCCTGGTATGTGCCAGCCTGACCCAGTGGCCTCCACGCCCTCCCTTCCCCCTGCAGCCAGCATTGTCCTGAGGCCACCTTGGCACCGCAGGTTTCCTCCCTGGCAAACCTGCATGACTGCCTGGGCTGCCCTCCCTCAGGGCCAAGCGTCTGTGGCTGAACTGACTGAGCGCTAAGCTCCGGCCCCAGTGGCTCCAGGGACCTCGCCGACCCCCTGCCCAGAGCTGGCAGCCCGGTAAGCCCTCCTCCTCCTGACCCCTGCATACTCAGGGCTGCAGCCCCGAGCTGGGCGCCTCCCAGGGCCTGACCGCATCTttccagaggctgggccaggcctggactATGGAAGACAGACGGAGaaggtgtggggaggggaggggtgcgcAGGCTGAGCCGGGGTGTCACGAAGGGGACAATGGCAGGCAGTGGCGTGCGGGAGGGGGTGGAGTTCCCAGAGTCCTGTTGAAAGCAGGGGAcgctgctgccccccagccctgtccccccacCCGCTCCCGTGTCCCTGCCTGCGAGGACATTTTtccaggaaaggagggaggggtggggtgtcTGGGTGTCTGGGTGCTTATCCCTGCAtgggcctccctctgcctgctgtggggAGGGTCTGGGGTGAGTCGGCTCTTGGGGACCatttctggcctggcccaggtgtgcACAGGAGCCCCCAGAAGCAGAGCTGTCtcctggtggtggggggaggagcctgtagcccctcccccacggctgctggcccctcccccttgGAGCTGTCCTGGGCattacagctgtgtgtgtgtgtgtgtgtgtgtggagactgTGTGTCCACAGTGTTGCCTTCTCAGCGCCCAGGGCTACTGTGGCAGTTGTCCTGGGTCCTTCAGGGAACCAGTGAAGTAGCAAAGTTGGAGAGGGGGGCAGGCAGAGATCAGAGAGAGGAGACAATCAGACCCCCCTGCCCCGGCCAGGCCACGATGGAGGCCCACGTGAGGTCCTTGGAAGTTTCATGGACACTTTCATGCACAAAACAAACATAGACacaactatgcatgcattttaaaaaaaaaaaaaaacaactatttttttgcacccaaaataaatttatcttttcatttgctttgattttcccacaaacatttaGAAGTAGCCTAATACTAGGCCACGTGGACTTTCTAGGAGCCAAAGAGGGGTGACAGCCACGCGTTTAGTGTCCCCAGCCCTTGGCCACCCATGGAGAACCAAGGTCCAAGCGACCCAGCTGCCTGGGCAGGAACTGGACCCACCCCACCTTCGGCTGGGAGGAGTGAGACAGATGGAGATTCTACGAAGGCAAAGGTTTCCCTGAGCTTGTCCTACGGGGGTGGCTGGGAACCGCCGGAGAGCACAGCTTAGGACCTGGATCTGTCCTGGGCTGCCGCTTGTTGGGTGCGCAGGCGCAGGCAAGGAGGAAGCTGTATTGGTTTCCGGTGACTGCCATGGGAAGTTACCACAAGCTGGAAGGCTCTGCAATGGCGGAAATGGTTCTCTCCCCGCGCTGGTGCAGGAGGTCCTTCCTGGTGGCTCCTGGCCAC
Proteins encoded in this window:
- the LRRC75B gene encoding LOW QUALITY PROTEIN: leucine-rich repeat-containing protein 75B (The sequence of the model RefSeq protein was modified relative to this genomic sequence to represent the inferred CDS: inserted 1 base in 1 codon; deleted 1 base in 1 codon) codes for the protein MRALRLRTRRCPLGTSPPGRERGGAGAGRRQPGLQPAGCLCCAAVLGARLGRRAGHEAGWEAGAAAGAGPAPYKREIQSTLWERRPERAGQLQRLLRQDLGLGGDLFTHILYRNGTLFTLVDPISHDLLVNLAQALQCPKKDRELWKSLDRICRQLIYHLTPHSKRQRGASLAQRKAQSCFKKTPPAAGETVYVLASCCRRTTLGSHGAGMAVLDLSFTELSDELLCLPLPAGNWLTRATARQLTEGTAKFPXVDLDNNMDVASLSQPLLVGLCQWLSQRTLLPIDYEGLDLEPGVEGVLRPELPLWGSAVVEPGPEPQACCAR